A region of Pseudarthrobacter sp. NIBRBAC000502770 DNA encodes the following proteins:
- a CDS encoding histidinol-phosphate transaminase, which translates to MTSPETREGGIAPRPVLDRLPRYAAGKPPAAVSGLASFKLSSNENPLPPIPAVLEAIANQSDFNRYPDPLSSKLRAALAEFLGVPADDIVTGAGSLGALNQILAAFAGQNEDGKADEVIYAWRSFEAYPISVGLAGAESVQVPVTADGRHDLAAMAAAVSARTKVILLCTPNNPTGPALDAAETEAFIRSVPPDVVVVIDEAYQEFVRAEGAVDGIALYRKYPNVVVLRTFSKAHGLAGLRVGYSVSHPGLTQYLRVAATPFAVSQIAEQAAVVSLANFGQVVERVQKLVDERDRVVNGLKDLGWSVPDAQGNFVWLALGAESAAFAELAGTRALSVRAFAGEGVRVSIGEPEANTRFLQLCADYTKAPATS; encoded by the coding sequence ATGACTTCACCTGAGACCCGGGAGGGCGGAATTGCGCCGCGCCCGGTGCTGGACCGGCTGCCCCGCTACGCGGCAGGAAAACCGCCGGCCGCGGTCAGCGGTCTGGCCAGCTTCAAGCTGTCCTCCAATGAAAACCCGTTACCGCCGATCCCGGCAGTGCTGGAAGCCATCGCCAACCAGTCCGACTTCAACCGGTATCCGGATCCCCTGAGCAGCAAGCTTCGCGCTGCCCTTGCGGAATTCCTCGGTGTGCCCGCCGACGACATTGTGACCGGAGCAGGAAGCCTTGGCGCGCTGAACCAGATCCTGGCCGCCTTTGCCGGCCAGAACGAGGACGGGAAAGCGGACGAGGTCATCTATGCGTGGCGCTCTTTTGAGGCTTACCCCATCAGCGTTGGCCTGGCAGGCGCCGAAAGTGTCCAGGTTCCCGTCACGGCCGACGGCCGGCACGACCTCGCAGCCATGGCGGCGGCCGTAAGTGCCCGCACCAAAGTCATCCTTCTCTGCACGCCCAACAACCCCACCGGCCCGGCCCTGGACGCGGCCGAAACCGAAGCCTTCATCCGGTCCGTTCCGCCTGACGTGGTGGTGGTGATCGATGAGGCGTACCAGGAGTTTGTCAGGGCGGAAGGCGCCGTGGACGGAATCGCGCTGTACCGGAAATATCCCAATGTGGTGGTGCTCCGGACCTTCTCCAAGGCGCACGGCCTGGCAGGGCTCCGTGTGGGCTACAGCGTCTCCCATCCCGGGCTGACGCAGTATTTGAGGGTGGCCGCGACTCCATTCGCTGTCTCCCAAATTGCCGAGCAGGCAGCGGTTGTCTCCCTGGCAAATTTTGGCCAGGTTGTGGAAAGGGTACAAAAACTCGTTGACGAGAGGGACCGGGTGGTCAACGGCCTCAAGGACCTCGGCTGGAGCGTCCCTGACGCCCAGGGCAACTTCGTCTGGCTCGCGCTTGGCGCCGAAAGTGCCGCCTTCGCAGAGCTGGCGGGGACGCGGGCTCTCTCGGTGCGGGCCTTCGCCGGAGAAGGCGTGAGGGTCAGCATCGGGGAGCCTGAGGCCAACACGCGGTTCCTCCAATTGTGTGCCGACTATACAAAGGCGCCTGCAACTTCCTAG
- a CDS encoding phage holin family protein, with product MGSFILRVVVNAAALWVASWILPGMDISSTAASDAVARTGISQDTETIGIVLAYLFIGLIFGVVNAFVRPLVRLLALPITILTLGLFAIVINAAMLYLTAWISSYTPVHLTIDSFFWTALLAAIIISLVSLVAGLLPGGRR from the coding sequence ATGGGTTCCTTCATCCTTCGGGTCGTCGTTAACGCCGCTGCGCTCTGGGTGGCCAGCTGGATCCTGCCGGGCATGGATATCTCGAGCACGGCGGCATCCGACGCCGTCGCCAGAACCGGGATTTCACAGGACACCGAGACCATTGGGATTGTCCTTGCCTACCTGTTCATCGGCCTCATCTTCGGCGTCGTCAATGCCTTTGTTCGGCCGCTTGTGCGCCTCCTCGCGCTGCCCATCACCATCCTGACGCTTGGCCTGTTCGCCATCGTCATCAACGCGGCCATGCTGTACCTGACGGCCTGGATCAGCAGCTATACGCCAGTGCACCTCACCATAGATTCCTTCTTCTGGACGGCGCTGCTCGCCGCCATCATCATCTCGCTGGTGTCCCTGGTGGCGGGGCTCCTGCCGGGAGGCCGGCGCTGA